Below is a window of Sulfurisphaera ohwakuensis DNA.
GCTGATTATTGTTTGTAAAGATGAATATAAGTCAAAACTTAAAACTCTATCTTAATATTATCGTTTATGATTGTAAAAGCTTTCTCGTCATCGGCAAACTTAGGTGCTGGTTATGATATACTAGCACTAGCACATGATGCTTTTGAAGATACAATCGAAATTTACGTTCAAAATTCTAGTGAATTAGATATAAAAGTAGAGGGAAATGGTGTACCACTATCAATAGAAAAGAATTCAGCTAGTTTTGCTTTGCTTGAATTGCTAAGGTCATATGATATTAAAGCAAAGATTAGGTTAAAGATTATAAAAGGGATCCCAGCCGGTTTGGGCTTAGGTAGTAGTGGCGCGTCTGCTGCTGCTGCGGTTTATGCGGCCAATGAGATTTTTAAACTTGGTTTAAGCCGACAAGAATTAGTTAACTTTGCTATGAAAGGGGAAATAGCCTCATCTGGTTCTCCACATCCAGATAATGTAGCAGCAAGTCTGGTGGGCGGTCTAGTAAGTGTGTTAAATTCTAATCCCGTTAAGGTTGAGCAAGTACCTCTCAATCTTGAGTTTCAAATAATACTTATTATACCATTTGTTAGAATAGAAGCAAAAACTAAAAAAGCAAGAGAGATGGTTCCAAAACAAATTGATACATCTAAATATGTTACTAATGCTAGATATCTATCATCTCTTTTACTAGGCTTCATTAAGGGTGATAGAGAATTGGTTAGGTTAGGTTTAAATGATGAAATTATTGAAAAAGCTAGAGAACCCTTATTCCCTCACTATCCCAAAATAAAGGAAATTTCACTATTATATGATGCTATCGGGGCATGCGTTAGTGGTGCTGGTCCAACAATTGCTATTTTCGTTGATTCAAAGTCAGATAAAAATAAAATTCTTGGGGAATCACTTAATGTTTGTAAAGCTTATGGATATGAATGCACATATAAAATAGCTAAAGTTTCAGGAGGTGCATGGGTTGAGAGAAGGGACTAAAGTTACAACGGAAGGATATGATGAAGAGACTGGTGCTATAACTACTCCAATATATCAGACTACTTCTTATATTTATCCTATAGGTGAGAAATATCGGTATAGCCGAGAAGTTAACCCGACTGTACTTAAACTTGCCGAAAAGATATCTGAACTTGAAGAGGCAGAGATGGGAGTAGCTTTTTCATCTGGAATGGGGGCTATTTCGTCTACTTTGCTTACATTAGCTAAGCCTGGGAGCAAAATACTAATACATAGAGATATGTTTGGAAGGACTTACAGATTCTTTACGGACTTCATGCGTAATCTAGGAGTAGAAGTAGATGTTGCAAATCCAGGAGAAATTTTAGAAATGGTAAAAGTCAAAAAATACGATATTGTTTATGTTGAAACTATATCAAATCCATTATTAAGAGTTATAGATATTCCAGCTCTTTCAAAAATATGTAAAGAGAATGGAAGCTTACTAATTACTGACGCTACTTTTTCAACACCAATCAACCAGAAACCGTTAGTTCAAGGTGCAGATATAGTTTTACATAGTGCTTCAAAATTTATAGCAGGACATAATGATGTTATTGCTGGTTTAGGTGCTGGGTCTAAAGAATTAATGACTAAAGTAGATTTAATGAGAAGAACTTTGGGCACATCTTTAGATCCTCATGCAGCATATCTTGTGATAAGAGGAATAAAAACTCTTAAAATTAGAATGGATGTGATTAATTCAAACGCACAGAAAATAGCTGAATATTTACAAGAACATAATAAAATCAAATCAGTATATTATCCTGGACTAAAGTCACATCCAGATTACGAAACTGCTAGACGAATACTAAAAGGATACGGTGGTGTAGTTACATTTGAAATTAAAGGTAGTATGAATGATGCACTTAATTTAATAACGAAATTCAAAGTTATTTTACCTGCACAGACTTTAGGTGGAGTGAATTCTACAATTTCACATCCTGCAACAATGACTCATAGAACTTTAACTCCCGAGGAAAGGAAAATCATTGGTATTTCGGATTCTATGTTAAGACTTTCTGTTGGGATAGAGGATGTTAACGATTTAATAGAGGATTTAGATAAAGCACTAACTTCACTTAATTAAATTATTGCCCTTATTTCGTTTTTAAGCTCTTCTTCTAACATAGTCTTTATTTCGTTTCTATGCAGTCTTATTAAATGTAAATATAATCCTCTTTTCGTAAATGGTCCCTTACCACAAAGCTTACAATAAAGTAGAGAATTCCTTGACTCTGTTAACCAAAAAGCTACTTTCTCAACAGATTTTTTTGCCAAATTAAATGAGGATATACCAACTGCTTTTTCAATTTCTCTATCCTCTACTTTTATTTTACTAGCTACTCTAGCAGTTATATCTACCAATTTTTCTGCAGTTATTGATATTCCACTATCCATTTCGGATCCCATATAGCAGAAATTCCTATGGCTATTGCTAAAATTGAGACTAATCTTGTTAATCTTTTATATAAGTCTACATCTAAAAATATTTTTATATCATTAAGATCAATTCCTAAAATTCTTAAAACTTTCTCGGTTCTAACTTCAAATTCTTTATAAAAAACAGGTATTTCATTATTATCTAAGGATTTTTTCATATCGATGGTCATTTCTAATGTTTCAGCCAATTCTTCTTCTGTTATTTCTGGGAATATTTGTGTTATCTTCTTATTTACCTTATTACCTATTATTTCAGCCATACCTGGAACATAGTCAATAGGAACTAAATACGAAATCCAAGCATCAACATATCTTCTGACAGTCTCGTTTACCTCAGGTAAATTTCCTTCTAGTTCTTCTACAATAGAGGCGGCAGCTATTATATGTGCTGTAGCTTCTCCAATTCTTAGGTTTTCGAATTCAAATTGTGAGTTTGAATAATCTATTACATCGCTCATCAAGTAACACTATATATTTTCTAAGCAGTCTCATGTTTAAAGATAAGAATCAGATAATACGTTAACATGGAGAGTATAATTTAACGTAACTTAGTATTTAAATCTTGAAAGTACAAAATGAGTAAAAGGTTAAATATGAATGCATTCGTTTTTGGACTAGGTGGAGGGGGAGACGTAGCATCTACTTATATTGTAATGAAGTATCTCTCTTTAAAAAATATTTCAAGTATAGTAGGAGCTGTAACATGGGAAAGATATGTAGAAGATCCTTTACCAGGTCCGATATGTAAGGAAGATATGAAAAATATTGTTATGATTAATGATGTAATAACTGAGGTTAATCAATCGTCATATGCAATTAGGAATGGGTTAGCTGTGATACCTCAATTAGTTCGTTTCCTGAAAGCTATGAAGATAGACAAGGGTTATTCTATCTGTATAAAATATGGTCCTAAAAGTATTGCAGAAGGAATTGCAGATTTAGCTTCAAGGTTAAATACTAATTTTATTATTGGAGTAGATGCAGGTGGTGATGTATTAGCAAAAGGTTGCGAAGAAACTCTTGGAAGTCCATTAATTGACTTCCTCATGTTAGCGTCTTTAGTTGAGCTAGAAAATATGGGTTTTAATGTTCTTTTAGCAACAATAGGTGCAGGTAGCGACGGGGAATTGGAACAAGAGTATATTCTAAAACGTATTTCTGAAATAGCCAGAAATGAGGGATTAATAGATATTAAGGGTATTGATAAAGACATGGAAAGAGACTTAGAAATAATATTATCAAATGTCAATACTGAAGCTTCTAGAATTCCCCTTGAAGCATTTAAGGGGCTTTATGGTGAAATCCCAATAAGGAACGGAACTAGAAGAGTGAAAGTCTCTCCAGTATCTTCAATTATGTTTTTCCTTGATCCTAAAAAAGTGGCTTATACATCACCTCTGTATGACATAGTTAAAAATAGTAGTTCGCTGGATGACGCAAATAGAAAACTTAATGAAGTTGGTATTTACACAGAATATAATTTTGAACTAGATTTGTATGCTAAGTTTGGGTTAAATGCAAGGAATATTGATTCAGAAAAAATATTACAAATAAGAAGTGAAGGAAGAAGGAAATTAGGTGGACTTAAGATTAATTGTTAATTTTCTATATTATATCTTAAAACATGTAAAATAATTTATAACCTTTGATGTAATTATATAAGCTGTGAATATACTTGATGAGTTAAAAAATACTTATGATCTTTCTGATGAAGATATCGAATACGCATTACAAAAGGCTAAAGGTATATTGTTAGGCTTTGCGATGGAATATAAGGCAATTAGAGTTCTAGAGAACATGGAATTCAAAAATGTAAGATATGTTGATTTACCAACTCATGATTTAGAAGCAGAGAAATGTGGAAAGAAATATTACATTGAGGTTAAAGCTTCTAGTAAATCGCCTACAAAAGAATATACTGCACATAAATTGGCTATGATAGCTATGCTAGATGGAATTCATCTTACACTTGTTATGAAACCATCTCCACATTTATTCAGTACTGAAGAGATATTAAGTATGCCAAAAAAAGTATTATTAAACTTCTTTAGGTATGCATATAAAGGCGAAGTAGAGAATCTTAAAATGCTTCTCAATAATTCTAAAACTAGAGAGATTTTGTTAAGTTACGAGAGAATAATAAAGACGTATACTAGCAGATACAGTGAAGAAAGCTTAAGTATTATCGAGTCCCTCTTTTAAAGCTTTGTTAACATTAAATAGCGATAATTCTCTTTCAGCCTTGTCTAGGTATTTATATACAGTAGAATGCTCTTTTCCTTTAATTAGCATCTCTATGGCTCTTTTTGCTATATCTGCCTGTTCAATAGTACCTAATATTCCAACATAGTGATCAGCAATAATTATATTCACTCCAGTATATTCTTGAATTATTTTCTTAGTTTTTCCTTTTTCACCAATTATTCTTCCTTTAATCCTCTTCATATCTTCTGGTCCATTAGTAGAATCTTTCAAATCAATAATATCTAGAACATAATCATCTCTCATAAGTTTCATAGCCTCATCAACATCAAAACCGATGCCAATAGCTTTTATAACTGAGACAACTTTCATAGCCTCATAAGCATTATTATCTTTTGGAAATACTCTTATAGATTTAGTCTTTTCATCAAATTCTATCTTAGTATTGCTGATCTCTTCTAGTCTTCCTAGTATTGATTTTACTAAATTAATTTTATCATCTGGTACAGTAATATACATCAATTTTGGTCCTCATTTTCATATATCTTAAATCTCCTTAATATTTCCTCAGTCTCAATAATCTCAATTCCCTTACTTTCAAAGAATGTATTTATATTCTCTATATCTCTCTTTAATAATTCTAGTGCATTTGGATGATCTATATCTACTGCTTGACTTACATCTATAATATAGTTTTTTCCATCCTTAACCATGATGTTATATTCACTTAAATCTCCGTGCACTAATTCAGCTTTATTTACCATTTTATCTAGCTGATCTATAATATCTTTGTACAATTCCTCATTTATTTCGTCATCTGGAAGTTCTTTTAGAAGGGGTGCTCTGATTCCGTCTTCTCCAATAAATTGCATCACTAAAATATTCTCAAGAACATAAATTGGCTCTGGTACTCTCACATCATTTTTGAAAAGACGACTTAAATTCTTAAACTCTTTTCTTGCCCATACACTTATTAATTGTCTTGTATTAGATACTTTTATACCTTCAAATCTAGGATCACCAAATGTATACTTTTCTAATGCTCTTTTACTTGCGGCAGTAGATACATAATATATTTTTAATGCGTACCACTTTCCATCTTCTGTTATTGCTGGATAAACTTTGGCTTCTTTTCCAGAGGATATAGCACCATATATATTTTTTAAGTTTAATTTTCTAGATAATTGATAAAGAAGATAATAAGTTCGAGTATCTAGTGTTGAGTCAACAACTTTAAAAAGATCTTCATCTTTCCTTCGTTTCTCCTCCTTTTTCCCTTTTCTCTCCAAAAAATCATCCTCTTAACTGCTCTATGATATCAGCGGAAACTACTTGCTCTTCCTCTAATCTTCTAACCTCACTTTCGCTATATTTATATATAATATCACATTTATTTGGCTGAAAGTCCCAAGGTGCTGCTAATACCACATCTCCTTCTTTTACCCACATCTTTTTCTTCATTTTTCCTGGTATTCTTCCTAGTCTTTCTTTTCCATCTAAACAAATGACTTGTACATGTTCAGCTCCTAGCATTTTCTTTACCACACAAATAACTTCTCCTTCTGCTGGTTTGGGTACTTCTTTTACAGAAGGTTGCTCATTTGTTTTCTTTTTAGCCAATCAGTTAGCCACCATTTTCATATTGTTTTTTAAACCTAAAAAGTTATAGAGGCCTTAATAATTCAATAGCAATGGCCGTACTTCCTCCAGTACCATGACAGATACTAGCTATTCCTCTTTTTCCTCCCATTGTTGATAACACATTAATAAGTGTTGTTATTATTCTGGCACCACTAGCACCTATTGGATGACCTAAGGCTATTGCTCCTCCAAATACGTTTAATCTGTCATACGGAACACCCAAATATTTATTGTAGAGTACATTGTTGACTGCAAAAGCTTCATTATTCTCGAAATAATCAAAGTGTGAAATTTCCATATTTAATTTCTGTAGTAATTTCTTAACAGCAAATATAGGTGCTTCAGTAAATCTCCAACTTTCAATTCCAACCCAACTATAACCTAAAATCTTAGCTATTGGTTCCAATTTATATTCTTTAACTACTTTTTCACTTACTATAACTAATGCTGATGAACCATCGGAAATCTGAGATGAGTTTCCTGCAGTATGTACACCATCAGGACTAAATGCAGGCTTTAGTTGTGATAATTTTTCTATGGATGTGTCCCTTCTAATTCCTTCATCTTGAGTAACTTCTTTGCCATCTACTTTAACTGGTACTATCTCCTTAGCAAAATATCCTTTGTCAGTAGCTATTATTGCTCTCTTATGACTTTCATAAGCCACTTCATCTAACTCTCTTCTACTGATATTGTGTGACTTTGCAACCATATCAGCTTCCTGTCCCATCAATTTCATGTTGAATGGATCTGTAAGCCCGTCTATCAACATTGTGTCAATAAAGTCCAATTTTTTACCTAACAGCATTTTGACTCCCCATCTTGCCTCACTTCTAATTGCTAACATAGCCTGGCTCATACTCTCCATTCCACCAGCTACTACTATATCTGCATCCCCACTTTTTATCATCTGTACTGCGTTTATCACACTTACCATACCAGATGAACACACCATGTCAACACAATAACCATCAATTTCCATTGGAATTCCAGCTCTTATTGCTGCTTGTCTTGCCAAATCCTGCCCATGTCCTGCCCTAAGTATATTCCCCATTATTGTTATATCTACTTTAGCAGGATCAACGTTAGCTTTTTTTAAAGCCTCCTTTATTGCAATAGCTCCTAACTCATAAGGAGGTATGTCCTTAAATACTCCACCAAATTTTCCTATAGGAGTTCTTACAGCGGAAACAATATATGCATCCATATTAATCACTTTGTTTAAACTATTTTAAATTTTTATGCATTTGAATTTGTCTCATTATTGAATAAATTTTCCTCTTAAATCAAAAAATGATGCCTCAGTAATTTTTACGTTAATCCACTCACCTAATTTATCATAATCCTTAATTACGACTGGGATATAATTAATAGTTCTTCCTATTATTGAGCCTTTTCTACCCAATTCAGTAGTTAAAACTAAAGCATTTGAACCTAAATATTCAGAGTGAACAGAATATGCTACCTCTTCATACACTTCATTAGCAATTTTCATTCGCTGCTTCTTTATAGAATCTGGCACTTGTGGCATTGATGCGCTTCGCGTATTAGGACGTATTGAATACATTGCTAGGTGTATTCTTTCAAACTTTATTTCTTTAATAAGATTTATTGTATTCTGAAAAGCTTCATCATCTTCTCCTGGATGACCAATTATAATATCCGTAGTTATGTTAACTATTGGTATTTTGTCTCTTATTTCCTTAACTAACTCTCTATATTCATCAACGGTATATTTTCTATTCATTAGCTTCAGAACTCTATCATCTCCGCTTTGTACGGGTAAGTGTAAGAACTTATATATTCTCTTATCTTTAATTATTTCTAATATCTCATCAATTTGTTTAATAGCTAATTCTGGGGTCATCATACCTATTCTTATCATATAATTCCCTTCTATTTCTAATATTTCCTTCAGTAATTCTACTAAGTTGTAGTTAATATCCAATCCGTAAGCTGCAGTATCCTGTGCTGTAAGTTCTATTTCTACAGCACCTTTCTGAACAGCCTCTTTAACAGCATTTACTATATTTCTTGGAGGATAACTTCTTAGTTTCTTTCTAGCTAATTTAGTTATACAAAAATTACAATCTCCAGCACAACCATCAGCAATTGGTATTATTGAAATTTTACCTTCAAATATTCTAGGCGTGACTAATTCTTTACTTTCTTCAAGAAATATCTCTCTCTTGTTACTTTCCACTGCCTCAACTATTTTGTCTATACTTTGTGCTCCAACAATACTACTTTCCGGTGCTAGGCTTATTACTAATGCTGGTTGAGAACTAACCAAACACCCAGCTATTATTAGTTTTTTTCCGATTTTTTCCAATTCCTTTATCCTTTGCTTCATTCTTTCTTCTGTTTCTAATCTAACAGCACAAGTATTCAGAACTATTACATCAGCTTGATTATAACTGTCAACTATATCATGACCTTTATCTTTTAATAAAGTCATCATTATGTATGAATCTCCTTTATTAAGTGCACAACCATATGTTTCAATATAAACCTTCACAACTAATCATAAGTAATTTATACTTCAACCTCTTAAGATTACTTGTGTCTACAGAAGAAGAGTATATTAAACTATTGGACAGATTGTATTCAAAACTACCTGAAAGAGTTCAAAAGGTCAGTGGACAGTCATTACCAAATCTGATTATATTATCAATAGGAAATAACACAATAATAAAGAATTTTAGTGAATATTGTGATAGAATAAGAAGAGAAGATAAGCTATGTGCAAAATTCATCTTAAAGGAATTAGCAGCTCCAGGAAATGTTGATGAAAACGGACAATTAGTCATTCAAGGAAAATTTTCTTCAGCTTCTATAAATAAAATCATGGAAAGATTTATAAAAACTTACGTTCAATGCAGTACATGTAAAAGTCTTGATACCGTTCTAATAAAAGAGAAAAAAGCGTGGTATATTTCATGTTTAGCTTGTGGTGCTAAAACACCAGTTAAACCGTTGTGAGTAAAATGAAAGTTAGCTTAAATATTATAAGGAGAGAAGGTTATGTTTTTGTTAATATCTGTGAGCCTGAACTTATAGGTAAGACATTTAAAGAAGGCGAAGTAAATCTAGTGATAAATAAGGAATTTTATGAAGGGCAAGAAGTTTCTCTTGATTACGCTTTTTCACTTCTAGATGAAGCAAACGTTGTCAGTATAGTAGGAAATAAAATAATAGAAGAAGCAGTAAAAAGAGGTTTTTTAAAAGAAGAGGGAGTAATCTCTATACAAGGAGTTAAGTTTGCACAAATATATAATATGTGAGAATTATGGCACGAAAATTTTGCGTTTTATGTGGTAGAGAGGAAGGGGAATTTATTGGCTCATTATGCGTTGATTGTTATATAAAAACCAAAGAAATCGTAAGTTTGCCAGAGAGTATAAAAGGTAAGTATTGTAAATTATGTGGAGCTGAATGGGTAAATGGCAAGTGGATACGAAGTAAGGATAAAAC
It encodes the following:
- a CDS encoding homoserine kinase, producing the protein MIVKAFSSSANLGAGYDILALAHDAFEDTIEIYVQNSSELDIKVEGNGVPLSIEKNSASFALLELLRSYDIKAKIRLKIIKGIPAGLGLGSSGASAAAAVYAANEIFKLGLSRQELVNFAMKGEIASSGSPHPDNVAASLVGGLVSVLNSNPVKVEQVPLNLEFQIILIIPFVRIEAKTKKAREMVPKQIDTSKYVTNARYLSSLLLGFIKGDRELVRLGLNDEIIEKAREPLFPHYPKIKEISLLYDAIGACVSGAGPTIAIFVDSKSDKNKILGESLNVCKAYGYECTYKIAKVSGGAWVERRD
- a CDS encoding aminotransferase class I/II-fold pyridoxal phosphate-dependent enzyme translates to MREGTKVTTEGYDEETGAITTPIYQTTSYIYPIGEKYRYSREVNPTVLKLAEKISELEEAEMGVAFSSGMGAISSTLLTLAKPGSKILIHRDMFGRTYRFFTDFMRNLGVEVDVANPGEILEMVKVKKYDIVYVETISNPLLRVIDIPALSKICKENGSLLITDATFSTPINQKPLVQGADIVLHSASKFIAGHNDVIAGLGAGSKELMTKVDLMRRTLGTSLDPHAAYLVIRGIKTLKIRMDVINSNAQKIAEYLQEHNKIKSVYYPGLKSHPDYETARRILKGYGGVVTFEIKGSMNDALNLITKFKVILPAQTLGGVNSTISHPATMTHRTLTPEERKIIGISDSMLRLSVGIEDVNDLIEDLDKALTSLN
- a CDS encoding DUF1152 domain-containing protein is translated as MSKRLNMNAFVFGLGGGGDVASTYIVMKYLSLKNISSIVGAVTWERYVEDPLPGPICKEDMKNIVMINDVITEVNQSSYAIRNGLAVIPQLVRFLKAMKIDKGYSICIKYGPKSIAEGIADLASRLNTNFIIGVDAGGDVLAKGCEETLGSPLIDFLMLASLVELENMGFNVLLATIGAGSDGELEQEYILKRISEIARNEGLIDIKGIDKDMERDLEIILSNVNTEASRIPLEAFKGLYGEIPIRNGTRRVKVSPVSSIMFFLDPKKVAYTSPLYDIVKNSSSLDDANRKLNEVGIYTEYNFELDLYAKFGLNARNIDSEKILQIRSEGRRKLGGLKINC
- a CDS encoding KH domain-containing protein; its protein translation is MYITVPDDKINLVKSILGRLEEISNTKIEFDEKTKSIRVFPKDNNAYEAMKVVSVIKAIGIGFDVDEAMKLMRDDYVLDIIDLKDSTNGPEDMKRIKGRIIGEKGKTKKIIQEYTGVNIIIADHYVGILGTIEQADIAKRAIEMLIKGKEHSTVYKYLDKAERELSLFNVNKALKEGLDNT
- a CDS encoding serine protein kinase RIO, whose protein sequence is MERKGKKEEKRRKDEDLFKVVDSTLDTRTYYLLYQLSRKLNLKNIYGAISSGKEAKVYPAITEDGKWYALKIYYVSTAASKRALEKYTFGDPRFEGIKVSNTRQLISVWARKEFKNLSRLFKNDVRVPEPIYVLENILVMQFIGEDGIRAPLLKELPDDEINEELYKDIIDQLDKMVNKAELVHGDLSEYNIMVKDGKNYIIDVSQAVDIDHPNALELLKRDIENINTFFESKGIEIIETEEILRRFKIYENEDQN
- a CDS encoding translation initiation factor aIF-1A, which gives rise to MAKKKTNEQPSVKEVPKPAEGEVICVVKKMLGAEHVQVICLDGKERLGRIPGKMKKKMWVKEGDVVLAAPWDFQPNKCDIIYKYSESEVRRLEEEQVVSADIIEQLRG
- a CDS encoding thiolase family protein, producing the protein MDAYIVSAVRTPIGKFGGVFKDIPPYELGAIAIKEALKKANVDPAKVDITIMGNILRAGHGQDLARQAAIRAGIPMEIDGYCVDMVCSSGMVSVINAVQMIKSGDADIVVAGGMESMSQAMLAIRSEARWGVKMLLGKKLDFIDTMLIDGLTDPFNMKLMGQEADMVAKSHNISRRELDEVAYESHKRAIIATDKGYFAKEIVPVKVDGKEVTQDEGIRRDTSIEKLSQLKPAFSPDGVHTAGNSSQISDGSSALVIVSEKVVKEYKLEPIAKILGYSWVGIESWRFTEAPIFAVKKLLQKLNMEISHFDYFENNEAFAVNNVLYNKYLGVPYDRLNVFGGAIALGHPIGASGARIITTLINVLSTMGGKRGIASICHGTGGSTAIAIELLRPL
- a CDS encoding tRNA (N(6)-L-threonylcarbamoyladenosine(37)-C(2))-methylthiotransferase, which produces MMTLLKDKGHDIVDSYNQADVIVLNTCAVRLETEERMKQRIKELEKIGKKLIIAGCLVSSQPALVISLAPESSIVGAQSIDKIVEAVESNKREIFLEESKELVTPRIFEGKISIIPIADGCAGDCNFCITKLARKKLRSYPPRNIVNAVKEAVQKGAVEIELTAQDTAAYGLDINYNLVELLKEILEIEGNYMIRIGMMTPELAIKQIDEILEIIKDKRIYKFLHLPVQSGDDRVLKLMNRKYTVDEYRELVKEIRDKIPIVNITTDIIIGHPGEDDEAFQNTINLIKEIKFERIHLAMYSIRPNTRSASMPQVPDSIKKQRMKIANEVYEEVAYSVHSEYLGSNALVLTTELGRKGSIIGRTINYIPVVIKDYDKLGEWINVKITEASFFDLRGKFIQ
- a CDS encoding translation initiation factor IF-2 subunit beta, yielding MFQYKPSQLIISNLYFNLLRLLVSTEEEYIKLLDRLYSKLPERVQKVSGQSLPNLIILSIGNNTIIKNFSEYCDRIRREDKLCAKFILKELAAPGNVDENGQLVIQGKFSSASINKIMERFIKTYVQCSTCKSLDTVLIKEKKAWYISCLACGAKTPVKPL
- a CDS encoding DUF424 domain-containing protein; the protein is MKVSLNIIRREGYVFVNICEPELIGKTFKEGEVNLVINKEFYEGQEVSLDYAFSLLDEANVVSIVGNKIIEEAVKRGFLKEEGVISIQGVKFAQIYNM